In a genomic window of Brassica rapa cultivar Chiifu-401-42 chromosome A10, CAAS_Brap_v3.01, whole genome shotgun sequence:
- the LOC103843865 gene encoding uncharacterized protein LOC103843865 has translation METGDATLVLNKSLTTFIKTRMVCRAEEALKQRENLKRCKQDHDRQKKKVQSITDCKKEKSCRFKRSTSNLDQDGASSAIFFLACIACSSFSNNL, from the coding sequence ATGGAGACAGGAGATGCCACTCTTGTCCTAAATAAATCTCTAACCACTTTCATCAAAACAAGAATGGTGTGCAGAGCAGAAGAAGCTTTGAAGCAGAGAGAGAACCTAAAGAGGTGTAAACAAGATCATGATCGCCAAAAGAAGAAGGTGCAATCAATCACAGATTGCAAGAAAGAGAAAAGTTGTAGATTCAAGCGAAGCACTTCTAATCTCGACCAGGACGGCGCTTCCTCAGCCATATTTTTCCTCGCTTGCATTGCCTGCTCATCCTTCTCCAATAATCTTTAA